A window of the Cystobacter fuscus genome harbors these coding sequences:
- a CDS encoding tyrosine recombinase XerC, producing the protein MSTEPLSPLLEKFRVHLVDEKGASAHTVRNYFIDLLDFERYLVERAKLSLLSASHAAIRGYLGTLAVEHAPASRARRLASIKSFYKFLVRQKLLPGSPAKLVKSPKLPKKLPKVLPVEELFAILDMPPQDTVLGLRDRAILEILYGGGLRISELCGLNLLDVDRSERIIRVMGKGSKERLCPVNAQSIRALEAYLARRGELFAVPHAGQDAEAVFLNYRGGRLTPRSIARHLDAYVLQCALQRKVSPHALRHSFATHLLGGGADIRSIQELLGHASLSTTQRYTHVSWEQLQAIYDAAHPRA; encoded by the coding sequence ATGAGCACCGAGCCGCTGTCGCCCCTCCTGGAGAAGTTCCGCGTCCACCTCGTCGACGAGAAGGGCGCCAGTGCGCACACGGTGCGCAACTACTTCATCGATCTGCTGGACTTCGAGCGCTACCTCGTCGAGCGCGCGAAGCTCTCGCTCCTGTCCGCCTCGCACGCCGCCATCCGTGGCTACCTGGGGACGCTGGCGGTGGAGCACGCGCCGGCCAGCCGCGCGCGCCGGCTCGCGAGCATCAAGAGCTTCTACAAGTTCCTGGTGCGCCAGAAGCTCTTGCCGGGCAGCCCCGCCAAGCTGGTGAAGAGCCCCAAGCTGCCCAAGAAGCTGCCCAAGGTGCTGCCGGTGGAGGAGCTGTTCGCCATCCTCGACATGCCTCCCCAGGACACGGTGCTGGGGCTGCGCGACCGGGCCATCCTGGAGATCCTCTACGGCGGCGGCCTGCGCATCAGCGAGCTGTGCGGGCTGAACCTGCTGGACGTGGACCGGAGCGAGCGCATCATCCGGGTGATGGGCAAGGGCAGCAAGGAGCGCCTGTGCCCGGTGAACGCGCAGTCCATCCGCGCGCTGGAGGCCTACCTGGCGCGCCGGGGCGAGCTGTTCGCGGTGCCGCACGCGGGGCAGGACGCGGAGGCGGTGTTCCTCAACTACCGTGGCGGCCGGCTCACGCCCCGCAGCATCGCGCGGCACCTGGACGCCTACGTGTTGCAATGCGCGCTGCAGCGCAAGGTGAGCCCCCACGCGCTGCGCCACTCGTTCGCCACGCACCTGCTCGGTGGCGGAGCGGACATCCGCAGCATCCAGGAACTGCTCGGCCACGCGAGCCTGTCCACCACCCAGCGCTACACGCAC